ACCTACATCGGCACGGCGGCCGCGGCGGCGCCGGTCCTGGCCTACGCTGTGCACCGGACGCGGCGGGAGCTGAAGGACCGGCAGGTACCCCTGATGGGCGTGATGGGCGCCTTCATCTTCGCCGCCCAGATGATCAACTTCCCGATCATGGGCGGGACTTCGGGCCACCTGATCGGAGCGGTCCTGGCCGCCATCCTCTTCGGCCCGTGGGCGGCCGTCCTGCTGATGACCACGGTGTTGGCCCTGCAGTGCTTCGTCTTCCTTGACGGCGGGGTGACCGCCCTCGGCGCGAACATCCTGAACATGGCCGTTATCGCGCCCCTGGTCGGCTGGGGTGTCTTCCGGTCGCTGCGCGGCCTGGGCATGGTGCCGGCAACCTTTGTCGCCTCCTGGGCCTCGGTGCTGGCCGCGGCGGCGGCGGCCTCCGTCGAGTTGGCGCTCTCCGGGCGGATCGGGCTCGGACTGAACGTCATCCTGCCGGCCATGCTTTTCTGGCACGTCTTCATCGGTTTGGGCGAAGGGCTGATTACGGGCGCCCTGGTGGCCTACCTGGGCCGGGCGCACACCGAGGTGCTGCCCCGCGCTGTGCGGGAGC
The DNA window shown above is from Thermoanaerobacterales bacterium and carries:
- a CDS encoding energy-coupling factor ABC transporter permease, which codes for MHIPDGFLDPKTYIGTAAAAAPVLAYAVHRTRRELKDRQVPLMGVMGAFIFAAQMINFPIMGGTSGHLIGAVLAAILFGPWAAVLLMTTVLALQCFVFLDGGVTALGANILNMAVIAPLVGWGVFRSLRGLGMVPATFVASWASVLAAAAAASVELALSGRIGLGLNVILPAMLFWHVFIGLGEGLITGALVAYLGRAHTEVLPRAVREPVGEEARAS